In Nicotiana tabacum cultivar K326 chromosome 2, ASM71507v2, whole genome shotgun sequence, the following proteins share a genomic window:
- the LOC107794413 gene encoding protein root UVB sensitive 6 codes for MKLKHPPSSSSQTLTSTASSHDATLLVRETLRISADLASAPPSPSVAVERRPEVASFGLHDRQFVDSSLRLLCCEEIDGRRWKYFADESVNCGSQQLKRNAIRAVSLQSPQAPVEEFMGFIRSYVVPEGFPGSVTPSYVPYMTWRALKHFFGGAMGVFTTQTLLNSVGVSKHRATPGAVAINWILKDGAGRVGKMLYARQGKKFDYDLKQLRFAGDLLMELGAGVELVTAVVPQFFLPLACAANVAKNVGAVTSTSTRTPIYKAFAKGENIGDVTAKGECVGNLADLLGTGLSIMIAKRNPSLVKTFALLSFGYVFSSYQEVKSVVLHTLNRARFTVAVESFLRTGRVPTLQDGNSRENIFSFPWKKHRPIVLGPRFREAFQDPNSYLAVKPIFEKEQYIVSYNPFKGNIYVLLKDQAKSDDVLKAAFHGHVLLHIIRSSTDKQSSSRKQREDELSASLLSTADLQAHVIESYKMVSALYMPFKSKAKEQGWVMSESLLNPGRARLCEMVK; via the exons ATGAAGCTGAAACATCCTCCTAGCTCCAGTTCTCAAACCCTAACTTCAACGGCCTCGTCTCACGACGCTACGTTGCTTGTCCGTGAAACTCTCCGGATTAGTGCCGACCTCGCCTCCGCTCCTCCGTCGCCGTCCGTCGCCGTTGAGCGGCGGCCGGAAGTGGCGAGCTTTGGGCTTCATGATCGGCAATTTGTTGATTCGAGCTTGAGATTGCTCTGCTGTGAGGAGATCGACGGTCGCCGATGGAAGTATTTCGCTGACGAGAGTGTCAATTGTGGCTCTCAGCAGTTAAAGAGGAACGCAATTCGTGCTGTTAGTTTGCAGTCTCCTCAAGCTCCTGTCGAG GAGTTTATGGGGTTCATAAGATCCTACGTGGTTCCAGAAGGTTTTCCTGGTAGCGTTACACCTTCTTATGTACCATACATGACATGGAGGGCACTGAAG CACTTTTTTGGTGGTGCAATGGGTGTTTTCACGACACAAACACTCTTAAATTCAGTAGGAGTTTCCAAGCATAGAGCTACCCCTGGTGCCGTAGCCATTAACTGGATTCTCAAG GATGGTGCTGGCCGCGTAGGGAAGATGCTTTATGCACGACAGGGAAAGAAATTTGATTATGATCTAAAACAG CTAAGGTTCGCGGGTGATCTTCTAATGGAGTTGGGAGCTGGTGTTGAACTGGTAACTGCTGTTGTGCCGCAGTTTTTTCTTCCTTTAGCCTGTGCTGCGAATGTCGCCAAG AATGTAGGTGCTGTCACTTCTACCTCAACTCGTACTCCTATATATAAGGCCTTCGCTAAAGGGGAAAACATTGGGGATGTAACTGCTAAGGGTGAATGCGTTGGCAATCTTGCTGATTTG CTTGGGACAGGATTAAGTATCATGATTGCCAAAAGGAATCCATCTTTGGTCAAGACATTTGCCCTCCTCTCATTTGGATATGTCTTCAGCTCTTATCAAGAG GTGAAATCTGTTGTGTTGCATACCCTGAACCGTGCAAGATTTACAGTAGCAGTAGAATCTTTCCTAAGGACAG GGAGAGTTCCAACACTGCAGGATGGAAATTCAAGGGAAAACATATTCAGTTTTCCATGGAAAAAGCACAGACCTATTGTTCTTG GACCAAGATTTAGAGAAGCTTTCCAAGATCCAAACTCATATCTTGCTGTCAAGCCCATCTTTGAG AAGGAGCAATATATAGTGTCATACAATCCTTTTAAGGGAAATATATATGTGTTGCTCAAGGATCAAGCTAAGTCTGATGATGTACTGAAAGCAGCATTTCAT GGCCATGTGCTTCTGCACATCATTCGTTCATCGACCGACAAACAGTCTTCCTCCAGGAAACAGCGGGAAGATGAACTTTCAGCATCCTTGCTATCAACTGCTGATCTTCAAGCTCATGTTATAGAATCTTATAAGATGGTCTCTGCTTTATATATGCCTTTCAAGAGCAAAGCTAAAGAACAG